The following are from one region of the Streptomyces decoyicus genome:
- a CDS encoding GNAT family N-acetyltransferase, which produces MPPSPAPLRTERLALRRFIADDAELVVALHGDPEVMHFIDTGRPVARDTVLQRTLPEFLSWSGKPGDPAAALGVWAAEAAATGEFIGWFALRPAAPGRDEAELGYRLCRAAWGRGYATEGARAVVERAFGGPAGPFVRRITATTMTVNRRSRHVLEKAGLHYVRTFFEEWPDYIEGAEHGDVEYAVTHDEWAAARQ; this is translated from the coding sequence ATGCCACCCTCGCCGGCCCCGCTCCGGACGGAGCGCCTCGCCCTGCGCCGATTCATCGCGGATGACGCGGAGTTGGTGGTCGCGCTGCACGGCGACCCGGAGGTCATGCACTTCATCGACACCGGGCGTCCGGTGGCCCGGGACACGGTGCTCCAGCGGACGCTGCCGGAGTTCCTCTCCTGGTCCGGCAAGCCCGGAGATCCGGCCGCCGCGCTCGGGGTCTGGGCGGCGGAAGCGGCGGCCACCGGTGAGTTCATCGGCTGGTTCGCGCTGCGGCCGGCCGCCCCGGGGCGGGACGAGGCCGAGCTCGGCTACCGGCTGTGCCGGGCGGCCTGGGGCCGGGGGTATGCGACCGAGGGCGCGCGAGCAGTGGTCGAGCGGGCCTTCGGCGGTCCGGCCGGGCCGTTCGTGCGGCGGATCACGGCGACGACCATGACGGTCAACCGCCGGTCCCGCCACGTGCTGGAGAAGGCCGGGCTGCACTACGTCCGGACGTTCTTCGAGGAGTGGCCGGACTACATCGAGGGCGCGGAACACGGCGATGTGGAGTACGCGGTGACCCACGACGAATGGGCGGCCGCCCGCCAGTAG